Proteins co-encoded in one Brassica rapa cultivar Chiifu-401-42 chromosome A02, CAAS_Brap_v3.01, whole genome shotgun sequence genomic window:
- the LOC103853570 gene encoding probable serine/threonine-protein kinase PBL17 yields the protein MGICFSAEEQFQFSQQQNYQKKKSSGKKSAMYLMNSECKESSVGGKPSPSGLPLPPKNIKDLQTTPGYENVDIFTYQEMKLATKQFRPDYILGEGGFGVVYKGLIDDNVRPGYNSTKVAIKELNPEGFQGDREWLAEVNYLGQLSHPNLVKLIGYCCEDEHRLLVYEYMSLGSLEKHLFRRVGCTLTWSKRVKIALDAAKGLAFLHGAERSVIYRDLKTANILLDECYNAKLADFGLAKDGPRGDQTHVSTRVMGTYGYAAPEYVMTGHLTSRSDVYGYGVLLLEMLLGKRAMDKSRPCREHNLVEWARPLLNHNKKLLRIIDPRMDGQYTTKALMKVADLAYQCLSQNPKGRPLMSHAVQVLETLKEDGDAQGEVMASLHSRGKSVTLYEAAPSDSQGTRNVDGDGKGQRRRRPESGRSKSEASVDTDLYVSALVSSDPNATKY from the exons ATGGGGATTTGCTTCAGCGCTGAAGAGCAGTTCCAATTTTCTCAGCAGCAAAACTATCAGAAGAAGAAGTCATCAG GCAAAAAATCAGCAATGTATCTAATGAATTCAGAATGTAAAGAGTCATCAGTTGGTGGCAAACCGAGTCCAAGTGGGTTGCCTTTGCCTcctaaaaacataaaagatcTTCAGACAACACCTGGATACGAGAATGTGGATATATTCACCTACCAAGAGATGAAACTGGCCACGAAGCAGTTCAGGCCTGATTACATTCTTGGCGAGGGTGGTTTTGGTGTTGTCTACAAAGGTCTTATTGATGACAATGTCAGGCCTGGTTATAACTCCACCAAAGTTGCCATCAAAGAACTTAATCCTGAAGGCTTTCAGGGAGATCGAGAGTGGCTG gcTGAAGTTAACTATTTAGGACAGCTTAGTCATCCAAACTTGGTCAAGCTCATTGGCTACTGCTGTGAAGATGAACACAGATTATTAGTCTATGAGTACATGTCACTGGGAAGCCTCGAGAAACATCTTTTCCGAA GAGTTGGATGCACTTTGACATGGTCGAAAAGAGTGAAGATCGCGCTAGACGCAGCCAAGGGTCTCGCTTTTCTTCATGGTGCTGAACGCTCCGTCATATATCGGGATCTCAAGACTGCCAACATATTGCTTGACGAG TGTTACAATGCTAAGCTCGCAGACTTTGGACTAGCGAAAGATGGTCCAAGAGGAGATCAAACACACGTGTCAACACGTGTTATGGGCACTTACGGATACGCTGCTCCTGAGTATGTAATGACAG GACATTTGACATCTAGAAGTGATGTTTATGGATACGGGGTACTTCTCCTTGAGATGCTCCTTGGGAAGAGGGCAATGGACAAAAGCAGACCTTGCCGGGAACATAACTTGGTCGAGTGGGCACGACCGCTATTGAATCACAACAAAAAGCTTTTGAGGATCATAGACCCTCGAATGGATGGGCAATACACCACTAAGGCGTTGATGAAAGTAGCCGATTTGGCATACCAATGCTTAAGCCAAAACCCAAAAGGAAGGCCCCTCATGAGTCATGCGGTACAAGTCCTCGAGACCCTCAAGGAAGATGGCGATGCTCAGGGGGAAGTCATGGCTAGTCTCCATAGCAGGGGCAAGTCCGTAACCTTATATGAAGCTGCTCCTAGTGATTCCCAAGGTACAAGAAACGTGGATGGGGATGGGAAGGGGCAGAGGAGGAGAAGACCAGAAAGTGGTAGAAGCAAGAGCGAAGCCTCCGTTGATACTGACCTATATGTTTCTGCTCTTGTTTCATCTGATCCGAACGCTACTAAATATTAG
- the LOC103853571 gene encoding uncharacterized protein LOC103853571: MDGEEMLDWELVHGSETDSITSEKESSVIDDGMIVSDHFSADHPTTEQSIGSGDSPRVGYGSEYPNLVGLGFDQLYVYQSGVRNELGFIDGEVKVSDFQPSDENNIMGEGVHDESLMEDASMCLLETDNLQVESRQAGVEEHIEDLGKSLSGDSGNGSGEEEIVSDSEAVEGSGGDTSAHVVAVDSAVVRSGDEGKKSRETVWWKIPFVLVKYYAFRIGPVWSVSMAAAVMGFVLLRRRLYHMRKKAQRIHLKVAIDEKKVSRVMSQAARLNEAFSEVRRVPVIRPALPSPGAWPVLSLR; encoded by the exons ATGGATGGAGAGGAGATGCTTGATTGGGAGCTCGTTCACGGCTCGGAGACCGATTCAATCACATCGGAGAAGGAATCAAGTGTAATCGATGACGGTATGATTGTCTCTGATCATTTCTCTGCCGATCATCCTACAACTGAACAAAGCATAGGATCTGGTGATTCTCCTCGGGTCGGTTACGGATCCGAGTATCCGAATCTGGTGGGTTTGGGGTTCGATCAGTTGTATGTTTATCAATCGGGTGTCAGAAACGAATTAGGGTTTATTGATGGTGAGGTTAAGGTGAGTGATTTTCAACCTTCTGATGAGAATAACATCATGGGCGAAGGTGTTCACGATGAATCTCTTATGGAGGATGCAAGCATGTGTTTGTTGGAAACAGACAATCTCCAAGTTGAGAGCCGCCAAGCTGGTGTTGAAGAACATATTGAGGATTTGGGCAAGTCTTTGTCTGGAGATTCTGGGAATGGGAGTGGTGAAGAGGAGATTGTTTCTGATAGTGAAGCAGTTGAGGGAAGTGGAGGGGATACTAGTGCACATGTTGTGGCCGTAGATTCTGCTGTTGTGAGATCTGGTGATGAGGGTAAAAAAAGTAGAGAGACAGTGTGGTGGAAGATTCCGTTTGTGCTTGTCAAGTACTATGCATTTAGGATTGGTCCTGTTTGGTCTGTCTCTATGGCTGCAGCTGTGATGGGTTTTGTTCTCTTGAGACGCAGACTCTATCATATGAGAAAGAAGGCTCAAAGGATCCATCTTAAAGTTGCAATCGACGAGAAG AAGGTGTCGCGGGTGATGAGTCAGGCGGCTCGACTCAATGAAGCATTCTCAGAGGTAAGAAGGGTCCCAGTGATCCGCCCTGCTCTGCCATCTCCTGGCGCATGGCCGGTTTTGAGCCTTAGATGA